From the Lathyrus oleraceus cultivar Zhongwan6 chromosome 4, CAAS_Psat_ZW6_1.0, whole genome shotgun sequence genome, one window contains:
- the LOC127135891 gene encoding uncharacterized protein LOC127135891 — MWNNDCQETFEKIKQYLQEPPILKPLVPGWPLTMYLTMLAESMGYVLGQHNETGRQDHAIYYLSKKFTEYGTRYSLLEMTYCALVWAARCLRRYIICHTTLLISKMDPIKYIFKKPDVGGRIARWQMLLTEYDIQYVKQKVIKRGVLADYLAHQYVEGYQSMKFEFPDKDIIFIRDCNIPCPDEGPEPRVRWTLVFEGASNAKGHEIWAIITSPNGFHILFTVRLCFDCTNNMAKYEACIYGIETTINLRIKILEVYGDSTLVIIQVRGDWETQDKKLISHREHVVKLISYFDEITFHYILREENQLADALATLASMFKVKWKNKTPAIHIDHLGEPAYCLAMEAESDDKPWFYVIKRYLER, encoded by the coding sequence AtgtggaacaatgattgtcaagAGACATTTGAGAAGATAAAACAATACTTGCAAGAACCACCGATCTTGAAACCACTTGTTCCTGGTTGGCCACTAACCATGTATCTTACCATGTTAGCTGAATCAATGGGCTATGTATTGGGTCAACATAATGAAACGGGCCGACAAGATCATGCAATATAttacttaagcaagaagttcaccgaaTATGGGACCAGATACTCACTATTGGAGATGACTTATTGTGCTTTAGTTTGGGCAGCTCGATGCCTAAGACGATATATAATTTGCCACACAACTTtgttaatatccaaaatggatccaataaagtacatttTTAAGAAGCCCGATGTCGGTGGAAGAATTGCTCGGTGGCAAATGTTGCTAACCGAGTACGATATCCAATATGTAAAACAGAAAGTTATTAAGAGGGGCGTCTTGGCTGACTACCTTGCCCATCAATATGTGGAGGGTTATCAATCGATGAAGTTTGAATTTCCTGATAAGGACATCATCTTCATTCGAGATTGCAATATCCCATGCCCTGACGAAGGACCTGAACCAAGAGTgcgatggacgctcgtgttcgaaGGTGCCTCTAATGCAAAAGGTCATGAGATATGGGCAATTATTACATCTCCGAATGGTTTTCACATTCTATTCACCGTTAGATTATGCTTTGACTGCACCAACAACATGGCAAAATATGAAGCATGCATCTACGGTATTGAAACAACTATTAACTTAAGAATCAAGATTCTTGAAGTGTATGGAGACTCTACTTTGGTGATCATTCAAGTTCGAGGAGACTGGGAAACTCAGGATAAGAAGTTGATTTCGCACAGAGAACATGTGGTGAAGTTGATTTCCTATTTTGATGAAATCACTTTTCATTATATTCTAAGGGAAGAAAATCAGTTAGCGGATGCTCTAGCTACTCTGGCATCCATGTTTAAAGTCAAGTGGAAGAATAAAACACCTGCCATCCATATTGATCACTTGGGTGAACCAGCGTACTGTCTAGCAATGGAGGCCGAATCTGATGATAAGCCTTGGTTTTATGTCATTAAGAGATATTTGGAAAGATAA